One Dictyoglomus turgidum DSM 6724 DNA window includes the following coding sequences:
- a CDS encoding lamin tail domain-containing protein, with protein sequence MKKGLTFIEILITILILGLIAILLVNIFFNTNGLFSQKLQERESISNLQIIIDKLTRDIRQAKEVLDIGSSTQTLGYVVLSFPSGDQSTYSYTYYNGKYYFTVDGEILAGPIKEIIFTGLDDNLTYTMLTSSIRTLSISVTMDDGRYMSTMVALRPQIVPQITGIFISEIMYYPALRDRQGNNVNENLMEFIVINNATNSPLNLFNWKINNHAISNTRSGTYTVPAYGCAIIGVSGSNLSTHYFVPKNYIILEVADAYLGQGNNPLNNNSDTLVLQDSNNVTIDKLTYSSSWGGQPQGNRYYSLVRKSIQNPSQDPSNWISSIFKNYSVQNIDVYCLVPPVLINEIMYYPAPYDKNRRSRNERDMEFIEIYNASNQTINIRNWRINGNTLSNLVSGNWDLSPGSYAIIGGSWSRLNNYYNLPAGTTYIKVNNRGLGAGGIELSDSGATITLSDANNLVVDQVSYSYTWGGSPSSSGNYRNYYSLEREKWDASPNDPSNWGSSSNLNYSVFINPLTYYVYCTPGGKNSNSP encoded by the coding sequence ATGAAAAAGGGATTAACTTTTATTGAGATTTTAATAACCATACTTATATTAGGGCTTATAGCCATCTTGCTGGTAAATATTTTTTTTAATACTAACGGGTTGTTCTCACAAAAGTTGCAAGAAAGAGAGTCAATAAGTAATCTTCAAATCATTATAGATAAACTTACAAGGGATATAAGACAAGCAAAAGAAGTTTTAGATATAGGTTCTTCTACTCAAACTCTGGGTTACGTAGTTTTATCTTTTCCCTCAGGAGATCAAAGTACTTATTCTTATACTTATTACAACGGAAAGTATTATTTTACTGTTGATGGAGAAATTCTTGCAGGGCCTATAAAAGAAATAATATTTACAGGACTTGATGATAACTTGACATATACCATGTTAACTTCCTCTATAAGAACCCTCTCCATAAGTGTTACTATGGACGATGGAAGGTATATGAGTACTATGGTGGCTTTGAGACCTCAAATAGTTCCTCAAATTACAGGAATATTCATCTCCGAGATCATGTATTATCCTGCTCTAAGAGATAGACAAGGAAATAATGTAAATGAGAACCTAATGGAGTTTATAGTAATTAACAATGCAACTAATTCTCCGCTAAATCTTTTTAATTGGAAGATTAATAACCATGCAATATCTAACACTAGAAGTGGTACTTATACGGTACCAGCCTATGGTTGCGCTATTATAGGGGTTTCAGGCTCAAACTTATCCACTCATTATTTTGTTCCCAAGAATTATATTATCCTTGAAGTAGCTGATGCATATTTAGGTCAGGGGAACAACCCCCTAAACAATAATAGTGATACATTAGTACTTCAAGATAGTAATAATGTAACTATAGATAAATTAACTTATAGTAGTAGCTGGGGAGGACAACCTCAAGGAAATAGATATTACTCTTTGGTAAGAAAAAGCATACAAAATCCATCTCAGGATCCATCTAATTGGATAAGTAGTATCTTTAAGAATTACTCTGTTCAAAATATTGATGTATATTGCCTTGTTCCTCCCGTTTTAATAAACGAAATAATGTATTATCCAGCTCCTTATGATAAAAATCGAAGATCTAGAAATGAAAGAGATATGGAATTTATAGAAATATACAACGCCTCAAATCAGACTATTAATATTCGAAACTGGCGAATAAACGGCAATACATTATCTAACCTTGTTTCTGGAAACTGGGATCTTTCTCCAGGAAGTTATGCAATAATAGGAGGAAGTTGGTCTAGATTAAATAATTATTATAATTTACCGGCAGGTACTACTTACATAAAAGTGAATAACAGGGGGCTTGGTGCAGGTGGAATAGAGCTTTCTGATAGTGGAGCAACTATAACCTTGTCCGATGCTAATAACTTGGTTGTAGATCAGGTAAGTTATTCCTATACTTGGGGAGGTTCTCCTTCAAGTTCTGGAAATTATAGGAATTATTATTCTCTTGAAAGGGAAAAGTGGGATGCATCTCCTAATGATCCTTCT